One genomic region from Candidatus Bathyarchaeia archaeon encodes:
- a CDS encoding aldehyde dehydrogenase family protein: MVEQLKMYIDGEWVDSESGETFEVKSPATGKVLACVPKANREDVKKAVDAAKAAQEKISSLKISERVKLMYRIAEMVKPNIERFARELSLEQGKPIRESRIELEDVEPNITWQAEDLKRLETPILRGYANPDMLYLVTREPIGVVGIITPWNYPWLMPAEFVAQAVLCGNSVVFKPASYTPISAVRFVECMEKAGVPKGVVNLVTGPGEVVGTEIAENKGVDGVLLVGETATGENVAKVAGVKKITLELGGNGPLIVMDDANIEKAVDDIIFGCYNNAGQVCCANERILIHEKVHDKVVKMVVEKTKKIKLGDPLSDDTDLGPMNNEPVVKKVETHINDAVDKGAEILHGGKRAKGFPTNLYFEPTVIDKVTPDMLINKEETFGPVAPFLTFNSINEAIEIANDTPYGLSMAVHTRDLNKAFYFAEKLKCGQVVINGSVLLWDYHHPWAGVKRSGVGAVAGKWTIEAFTNIKTILLRVSKPEGAGK; this comes from the coding sequence ATGGTTGAACAACTTAAAATGTATATAGATGGCGAGTGGGTTGATTCAGAAAGCGGAGAAACATTTGAAGTAAAAAGTCCTGCCACGGGAAAAGTGTTGGCTTGTGTTCCAAAAGCAAACCGCGAGGACGTAAAAAAGGCTGTGGATGCTGCAAAAGCTGCTCAGGAGAAGATCTCTAGTTTAAAAATTTCTGAAAGAGTCAAATTGATGTATAGGATAGCTGAAATGGTAAAACCTAATATTGAACGTTTTGCGAGAGAGCTTTCCCTTGAACAAGGTAAACCTATTCGCGAATCAAGAATTGAGCTTGAAGATGTAGAACCAAACATTACTTGGCAAGCCGAGGATCTTAAAAGATTGGAAACACCAATTCTGCGAGGATATGCAAACCCTGATATGCTATATTTAGTAACGCGCGAGCCTATAGGCGTTGTTGGAATAATAACACCATGGAATTATCCGTGGTTAATGCCAGCAGAATTTGTCGCTCAAGCCGTTTTGTGCGGCAATTCTGTAGTATTCAAACCTGCAAGTTATACTCCTATAAGTGCTGTAAGATTTGTAGAATGCATGGAAAAAGCCGGTGTTCCTAAAGGAGTTGTAAATCTTGTCACAGGTCCAGGCGAAGTCGTAGGCACTGAGATTGCAGAGAACAAAGGCGTTGATGGTGTACTTCTTGTTGGAGAAACAGCTACAGGCGAGAATGTCGCGAAAGTGGCGGGTGTTAAGAAAATAACATTGGAACTGGGTGGAAACGGTCCGTTAATTGTAATGGACGATGCAAATATCGAAAAGGCTGTTGATGACATAATTTTTGGATGCTACAATAACGCTGGCCAAGTTTGTTGTGCCAACGAACGCATACTTATCCACGAGAAAGTTCATGATAAGGTCGTAAAAATGGTGGTTGAAAAGACTAAGAAAATAAAGCTGGGAGATCCTTTAAGTGATGATACGGATTTAGGACCCATGAACAATGAACCTGTTGTAAAAAAAGTGGAAACCCACATCAATGATGCTGTTGATAAAGGTGCAGAGATTTTGCATGGTGGAAAAAGGGCTAAGGGTTTTCCAACAAATCTCTATTTTGAGCCAACAGTTATAGATAAGGTTACACCCGACATGTTGATTAACAAAGAGGAAACTTTCGGGCCAGTCGCACCGTTTTTAACCTTCAACTCAATAAATGAGGCAATTGAAATCGCTAATGATACCCCATATGGATTAAGCATGGCTGTGCATACAAGAGATTTAAACAAGGCCTTCTATTTCGCTGAGAAATTGAAATGTGGACAGGTTGTGATAAATGGCAGCGTTCTGTTGTGGGATTATCACCATCCATGGGCTGGTGTAAAGCGAAGCGGTGTTGGAGCGGTAGCTGGAAAATGGACCATTGAGGCATTTACAAACATAAAAACTATTCTTTTGCGCGTCAGTAAACCAGAAGGGGCCGGCAAATGA
- a CDS encoding (Fe-S)-binding protein: MKSTLTFELENFLNDIILCNRSRCGFCKAGCTTYVLTALEPLSARGRNTLSLAVIDGTLDKWDILTKTFFTCTLCGFCKEACPLKINTPEIIKSFRKYFIKEGFRDPFVEKIVFNIKKNSNPYGVQKEMMTLWAKDLSFSKKSKTLFYGGCVYPYKYPNILKSTVQVIQEIANVKMNVIFDEVCCGYPLLAMGYQNEFEELVKKNITLFFKNNVETIVTACPTCSETLSEYVEYEEQADFKVYHAIEYVNEYIEKGNFDYKLALDSFLKVTYQDPCHLARYRRVINEPRNIIRSINGLEFREMPHTKFEARCCGGGGEMAVLDPMLAVEVAKNRLKEATEINVDAIITACPTCKSMFDLVVKREKARLLILDIFELLKKVCKLGGL, translated from the coding sequence ATGAAATCTACCCTTACATTTGAACTTGAAAATTTTTTAAATGATATTATACTTTGCAATCGCAGCCGCTGTGGTTTCTGTAAGGCGGGATGTACTACTTATGTACTTACTGCCCTGGAACCATTAAGTGCTAGAGGTAGGAATACGTTAAGCTTGGCTGTGATTGACGGTACCCTTGATAAATGGGATATTTTGACTAAAACATTCTTTACTTGCACTTTATGCGGGTTCTGTAAAGAAGCATGCCCACTTAAAATCAACACTCCAGAAATAATAAAATCCTTCAGGAAATATTTCATAAAGGAAGGTTTCCGCGACCCATTTGTAGAAAAGATAGTGTTTAACATCAAAAAAAATTCTAATCCATACGGCGTACAAAAAGAAATGATGACGCTGTGGGCTAAAGACCTTTCGTTTTCAAAAAAATCTAAAACTCTCTTCTATGGTGGATGCGTTTATCCATACAAGTATCCCAACATTCTCAAGTCTACTGTGCAAGTGATTCAAGAGATAGCAAACGTCAAAATGAATGTTATTTTTGACGAAGTATGCTGCGGATATCCACTATTAGCGATGGGGTATCAAAATGAATTTGAGGAATTGGTTAAGAAAAATATAACTTTGTTCTTTAAAAATAATGTGGAAACAATAGTCACAGCATGTCCTACTTGTTCTGAAACTTTATCTGAGTATGTTGAATATGAGGAACAAGCAGATTTTAAGGTATACCATGCTATTGAATATGTGAACGAGTATATCGAAAAAGGAAATTTTGATTACAAGTTAGCTCTCGACTCCTTTCTAAAGGTCACCTATCAAGATCCATGCCACCTCGCGAGATATAGACGCGTAATTAATGAGCCTAGAAATATAATTAGAAGCATAAACGGTTTAGAATTTAGGGAGATGCCTCATACAAAATTTGAAGCCAGATGTTGTGGTGGTGGAGGAGAAATGGCAGTACTAGATCCGATGTTGGCGGTCGAAGTTGCCAAAAACCGCTTGAAAGAGGCAACTGAAATCAATGTAGATGCTATTATCACTGCATGCCCAACATGTAAAAGTATGTTTGACCTTGTCGTAAAGCGAGAAAAAGCTAGATTATTGATTTTAGATATATTTGAACTACTAAAAAAGGTATGTAAGCTGGGAGGTCTATGA
- a CDS encoding FAD-binding oxidoreductase codes for MKYHKESIKKLTEIVGVDNVLTEKADLLCYARDRYPPLVFPKDFPIPIAVVRPISTIEVQKIIEVANKHQIPVVPRGGGTSFSGSATSISGCIILDLTRMKRINEINTNDMWVKVQAGTTLCDLEEKLNAKGFTLGHDPGSFPSATVGGSIATNALGWRAGKYGDMAHLILGLQVVLPTGLIIETRNMPKSSTGFDVKSLFIGSEGTLGVITEAVLRIKPLPEERKILFYAFRDFETAQRVLINVLKIGLSPTTMLVVDEEGVKEFLSESAEKAPKAGLILGYEGLKEVVEAEVKRTISILEEGGGIDLGEEAVQNFWSSRHNMYCVMNLEGTYDNIDTAVPISSSIEFYNYLKNWAKRHKIKSLGISSWMLPQNVSIDLIFNEKSPEDIKKYIEARDEAARKALELGGTLSYCIGVGIRYSHLMREEHGPTLEVMRAIKKLLDPNNILNPGRMGL; via the coding sequence ATGAAATATCACAAAGAAAGCATCAAAAAATTAACGGAAATTGTTGGGGTGGACAATGTCTTAACGGAGAAAGCAGACTTACTGTGTTATGCACGTGATAGATACCCTCCCCTAGTTTTTCCAAAAGACTTCCCTATACCCATCGCTGTAGTTCGACCAATAAGCACTATAGAAGTCCAAAAAATAATAGAAGTAGCGAACAAGCATCAAATACCAGTAGTACCCCGTGGTGGAGGAACAAGTTTCTCTGGCTCAGCAACATCAATCAGCGGGTGCATAATCCTCGACTTAACCAGAATGAAAAGAATAAATGAAATAAACACTAATGACATGTGGGTTAAAGTTCAAGCTGGCACAACGCTTTGCGATTTAGAAGAAAAATTAAACGCGAAAGGGTTTACGCTTGGTCATGACCCTGGAAGTTTTCCGTCTGCAACCGTTGGCGGAAGTATTGCAACTAACGCTTTAGGATGGAGGGCTGGTAAATATGGTGATATGGCGCATCTCATTTTAGGGCTTCAAGTAGTTTTGCCAACTGGTTTAATCATTGAAACGCGAAACATGCCAAAATCTTCCACAGGTTTTGACGTTAAGAGCTTGTTCATAGGATCGGAAGGAACTCTCGGAGTAATAACAGAGGCTGTGCTTCGAATAAAGCCTTTGCCAGAAGAGAGGAAGATATTATTTTATGCTTTTAGAGACTTCGAAACAGCTCAACGTGTATTAATAAACGTCTTAAAAATAGGTTTGTCTCCAACTACCATGCTTGTAGTGGATGAGGAAGGTGTTAAAGAATTTTTGAGTGAAAGCGCAGAAAAAGCACCAAAAGCTGGCTTAATTCTTGGCTATGAAGGTCTGAAAGAAGTGGTGGAAGCGGAGGTAAAGCGTACAATATCTATACTTGAAGAAGGTGGTGGTATAGACCTTGGCGAAGAGGCTGTTCAGAACTTTTGGTCGTCAAGGCACAACATGTATTGTGTAATGAATCTAGAGGGCACCTATGACAATATTGACACGGCAGTTCCAATAAGCAGTTCAATAGAATTCTACAATTATCTGAAAAATTGGGCTAAAAGGCATAAGATCAAGTCCCTTGGTATAAGCTCTTGGATGTTGCCTCAAAATGTAAGTATAGACCTCATTTTCAACGAAAAGTCTCCAGAAGATATTAAAAAATACATTGAAGCTAGAGATGAAGCTGCTCGAAAAGCTCTAGAATTAGGCGGCACACTTTCCTATTGCATTGGTGTTGGCATAAGATATTCGCATTTAATGCGCGAAGAACATGGTCCAACATTAGAAGTTATGCGTGCTATTAAAAAACTCCTCGATCCAAACAATATATTAAATCCTGGGAGAATGGGTTTATGA
- a CDS encoding MFS transporter, with translation MEKSEVHPYRWVVLFTYMLVAVVSQILWLNFAPITRPIMTSIFGVTESDVGLLSMVWPLLFIPVSIPAGILIDKKGFKFGVSIGALIMAVSAVLRILSGENFTILLIFQSCAALGQPFVFNAISKLVTLWFPFEERALATGIGIMGQYIGMIVAMMLTPFLVPTPDITLLTNMLVIYAAISVISAALFIILAREKPKFTHHEAPTEEVKASISFKEIRGFFGKKDFIILEALFFIGVGLFTALLTWLETILNTRGLSATDAGLIGGIIIIGGIFGSLAIPGISDKTARRKPFIVIDLAVAAVTLYFFAETGDFPILAVMGFILGFFLMSALPIGLEMSAEIVGSALAGSASSFLWLFSQAGSVIFIFFMDAIKSATENLYPSNPYYLSVISIFILDIIALALCLLLKETAKTKG, from the coding sequence ATGGAAAAGTCAGAAGTTCACCCTTACCGTTGGGTTGTCCTGTTCACATACATGCTTGTGGCCGTGGTTTCCCAAATTCTTTGGCTAAACTTTGCTCCAATAACAAGGCCTATAATGACGTCCATATTCGGAGTAACAGAATCCGACGTTGGACTCTTATCAATGGTTTGGCCTTTGCTCTTCATACCAGTCTCCATTCCAGCCGGAATACTCATAGACAAAAAGGGCTTCAAGTTTGGGGTTTCAATAGGAGCCCTAATAATGGCTGTTTCCGCTGTTTTGCGAATCCTTTCCGGAGAAAACTTTACAATACTTCTCATCTTCCAATCTTGCGCCGCACTGGGACAGCCATTCGTCTTCAACGCCATATCAAAACTTGTAACACTATGGTTCCCCTTTGAAGAACGTGCATTAGCCACGGGAATCGGCATAATGGGCCAATACATTGGAATGATAGTGGCTATGATGCTCACACCTTTTCTTGTGCCAACACCAGACATCACATTATTAACGAATATGCTTGTAATTTATGCTGCAATATCCGTAATAAGCGCAGCACTCTTCATCATCCTAGCTAGGGAAAAACCAAAATTCACCCATCATGAAGCGCCAACAGAAGAGGTTAAGGCATCCATCTCATTTAAGGAAATTAGGGGGTTCTTTGGCAAAAAGGATTTCATAATCCTTGAAGCCCTATTCTTTATCGGAGTTGGACTTTTCACAGCACTGCTCACATGGCTGGAAACAATCTTAAACACGCGGGGATTAAGTGCCACAGACGCCGGGCTAATCGGCGGAATAATCATTATTGGAGGAATATTCGGTTCTCTGGCCATTCCCGGAATTTCCGACAAAACAGCACGGAGGAAACCCTTCATAGTTATAGATTTAGCGGTTGCCGCAGTCACGCTTTACTTTTTTGCTGAAACCGGCGATTTCCCAATTTTGGCTGTGATGGGCTTTATTTTGGGATTCTTCCTCATGTCAGCCCTACCAATAGGCCTAGAAATGTCAGCTGAAATCGTCGGTTCAGCCTTGGCTGGAAGTGCATCAAGCTTTCTTTGGCTATTCTCCCAAGCTGGCTCAGTAATCTTCATCTTCTTCATGGACGCTATTAAATCCGCCACAGAAAACCTCTACCCGTCAAACCCCTACTACCTTTCAGTCATATCCATATTCATATTAGACATAATTGCCTTGGCGCTTTGCCTACTGCTTAAGGAAACAGCGAAAACCAAGGGCTAA
- a CDS encoding saccharopine dehydrogenase NADP-binding domain-containing protein, whose amino-acid sequence MKVTVLGGAGTIGSMATRILASSGMFSEVIIGDVAFQRAKKLASEIGVKGVSAVKIDVTDSGRLQKTIKGSDVILSCVGPFYKYAPIVLKASIMAGVNHVDICDDVDATEALLKMDAEAKKAGISALIGMGSSPGVANVLVKFCADMLLDEVEAIDIYHAHGGEETEGPAVVKHRIHSMIIPVPMFLDGEFKTVKVLEESGKALEEDVEFADVGTYRVYAYPHPETITLPRYIKGVRRVTNLGLVLPPSYAELIKGIVRLGMTSEEPIEVNGKRIAPIDFAVAFALHQRPKLLKEAGITEPMGCLKIVVKGRKKGQPSTYVFSMSSRGMGMREGTGVPAALGTMLMAMGKIKLKGVFPPEAAVDPIELFTLAKEKIRIGGTVGLPIRVEHIDKDGKVHKLSLESLVKGP is encoded by the coding sequence TTGAAAGTTACTGTTTTAGGCGGAGCTGGAACCATTGGTAGCATGGCCACTAGAATTCTCGCCTCAAGCGGAATGTTTTCAGAAGTTATCATTGGAGACGTTGCCTTTCAGAGGGCGAAAAAGCTTGCCTCAGAAATAGGCGTTAAAGGAGTTTCAGCGGTAAAAATTGACGTCACAGATTCAGGTAGGCTTCAGAAGACGATTAAGGGGTCTGATGTAATACTGAGCTGTGTGGGCCCCTTCTACAAGTATGCCCCAATAGTTTTGAAAGCCTCCATTATGGCGGGAGTAAACCATGTGGACATATGCGATGATGTCGATGCAACCGAGGCCTTGCTGAAAATGGACGCTGAAGCAAAAAAGGCTGGGATTTCAGCGCTTATAGGCATGGGGAGCTCCCCTGGAGTGGCAAATGTTCTCGTAAAGTTCTGTGCAGACATGCTCTTGGACGAGGTGGAAGCCATAGACATTTACCATGCTCATGGGGGAGAAGAAACCGAAGGACCAGCGGTTGTAAAGCATAGAATACACTCCATGATAATACCGGTGCCAATGTTTCTTGACGGTGAATTTAAAACCGTTAAGGTTTTGGAGGAAAGCGGCAAAGCCTTGGAGGAAGACGTTGAGTTTGCAGATGTCGGAACCTATAGGGTTTATGCCTACCCACACCCTGAAACGATAACCCTTCCAAGGTATATTAAGGGGGTTCGCAGAGTTACAAACCTCGGCTTGGTTTTGCCCCCGTCCTATGCAGAACTCATTAAGGGCATTGTGCGTCTTGGAATGACGAGCGAAGAACCCATAGAAGTTAATGGAAAGAGGATTGCACCCATAGACTTTGCAGTGGCTTTTGCACTACATCAAAGACCAAAATTGTTGAAGGAAGCCGGGATAACAGAGCCTATGGGATGCCTAAAAATAGTTGTTAAGGGCAGGAAGAAGGGACAGCCAAGCACATATGTATTTTCGATGTCTTCAAGGGGCATGGGAATGCGGGAAGGAACCGGAGTGCCAGCAGCTTTGGGCACCATGCTTATGGCTATGGGAAAGATAAAGCTGAAGGGTGTTTTCCCACCTGAAGCTGCCGTAGACCCAATTGAGTTGTTTACGCTTGCCAAGGAGAAGATAAGGATAGGTGGAACTGTAGGCTTACCAATCCGCGTTGAGCACATCGATAAGGATGGAAAGGTTCACAAGTTAAGTTTGGAGTCGCTGGTTAAAGGGCCTTGA
- a CDS encoding class II aldolase/adducin family protein, translating into MSGDVVCALRERLVNVGRQLCNYGLVIGTEGNISARIPGTDKVLIKPSGVSMGSLKAEDFIVVDLDGNKVEGVLAPSIETPLHTAIYRVRSDVQGVVHTHAPFATAFGIAGIEIIPLQVEMFLYIPNGVPIVPFELPGSKALAEAVQKLIRDFNAVILENHGIITVGSAVEEACLLNRMVEECAKVQFVATMLTGKDAVSWEALKRKLQSKIGSADLEALKSKFKVFRI; encoded by the coding sequence ATGAGCGGGGATGTTGTTTGTGCTTTAAGGGAAAGGTTGGTGAATGTTGGCAGGCAACTGTGTAATTATGGTCTTGTAATCGGAACTGAGGGAAATATTAGTGCGCGAATTCCTGGAACGGATAAGGTTTTGATAAAGCCTTCGGGCGTTTCTATGGGTTCTTTAAAGGCTGAAGATTTCATTGTTGTCGATTTAGATGGGAATAAGGTTGAGGGTGTGTTGGCGCCTTCGATAGAGACGCCTTTGCATACGGCGATTTACCGTGTGAGAAGTGATGTTCAAGGGGTTGTTCACACGCATGCCCCGTTTGCCACAGCTTTCGGGATAGCTGGAATTGAGATAATTCCGTTGCAGGTGGAAATGTTTCTGTATATTCCGAACGGTGTTCCAATAGTGCCTTTTGAGTTGCCCGGCTCTAAAGCGCTTGCTGAGGCTGTTCAAAAGCTGATTAGGGATTTTAACGCTGTTATTTTGGAGAACCATGGCATAATAACTGTTGGCTCGGCAGTTGAGGAGGCATGCCTCTTAAACAGGATGGTGGAGGAATGCGCTAAAGTTCAGTTTGTCGCCACAATGCTCACTGGAAAAGATGCTGTAAGCTGGGAAGCTTTAAAGAGAAAGCTTCAGTCCAAGATTGGAAGCGCGGATTTGGAGGCTCTTAAGAGCAAGTTTAAGGTTTTTAGGATTTAG
- a CDS encoding FGGY-family carbohydrate kinase, whose amino-acid sequence MKGKYVLAHDTGTTSNKAVLVRLDGEIVGHASAEYPVYYPKSGYAEQKPSDWWNAVTKTTRDLLEKTNVEPSDIAAVTFTTQMSGTLPVDSNGEPLMPCMIWLDTRAKEQAEKMSKGVIKIAGYGLLTLIRFLSITGGIYGHVGKDPICKILWVKEEQPKIYAETYKFLDCKDYLVYKCTGNFVISRDYANIWWMMDTRKGRFNWSETILKKYGIDRAKLPEIMKATDIAGKLTPEAAAEMGLMEGTPVVVGAGDVASAAVGSGAVKEGKIHAYIGTSDWLGCHLSERKKDLFHYIGSICSANPEMYLCVAEQETAGACLDWLKNTMFKESRGDIYELFSEMAKKVNPGADGLIFTPWLFGERAPLDDPTVRGGFHNLSLEHTREHMVRAVFEGVALNMKWALFYMEKLAGKAESINIIGGGAISNVWCQIFADALNRTIKRVAEPKEAGARGAAIIAMIALGHIKSFEDAEKLVKIDAVYEPNPQNVAIYEKVFKEFKTIYKNNRQMYRRLNLKFE is encoded by the coding sequence TTGAAAGGGAAATACGTACTCGCCCACGACACTGGAACAACAAGCAATAAGGCTGTGCTGGTGCGCTTAGACGGTGAAATAGTTGGGCATGCTTCCGCAGAATATCCCGTATATTATCCAAAAAGTGGATACGCAGAACAAAAACCATCAGACTGGTGGAACGCCGTCACAAAAACCACGAGAGACCTTCTTGAAAAGACAAATGTTGAGCCCTCTGACATTGCCGCTGTCACCTTCACAACACAAATGTCTGGAACCCTTCCAGTGGACAGCAACGGCGAGCCGCTCATGCCATGCATGATATGGCTTGACACTAGAGCAAAAGAGCAAGCCGAGAAAATGAGCAAGGGAGTGATAAAAATTGCCGGGTATGGGCTTCTCACCCTTATAAGGTTTCTAAGCATAACCGGCGGGATTTACGGACATGTTGGGAAAGACCCCATATGCAAAATCTTATGGGTTAAGGAAGAACAGCCGAAAATTTACGCTGAAACCTACAAGTTCCTCGACTGTAAAGACTACCTAGTTTACAAGTGCACTGGAAACTTCGTAATAAGCCGGGACTACGCCAACATCTGGTGGATGATGGACACAAGAAAGGGAAGATTCAACTGGTCAGAAACAATTCTCAAAAAATACGGGATAGACAGAGCCAAACTTCCAGAAATAATGAAGGCAACAGACATCGCTGGCAAACTTACACCAGAGGCGGCAGCAGAAATGGGCTTGATGGAAGGCACACCAGTGGTTGTTGGAGCTGGCGACGTGGCTTCAGCAGCCGTAGGCTCCGGAGCTGTAAAAGAGGGGAAAATCCACGCCTACATTGGAACAAGCGACTGGCTTGGCTGCCACCTCTCAGAAAGAAAGAAGGACCTGTTTCATTACATCGGCAGTATCTGCAGTGCAAACCCAGAAATGTACCTTTGCGTAGCCGAACAAGAGACAGCTGGAGCATGCCTAGACTGGTTAAAAAACACAATGTTCAAGGAAAGTCGAGGAGACATCTATGAACTTTTCAGCGAAATGGCAAAAAAAGTTAACCCAGGCGCAGACGGCTTAATATTTACGCCCTGGCTTTTCGGCGAAAGAGCCCCACTGGACGACCCAACAGTTAGGGGAGGCTTCCACAACCTAAGCCTCGAACACACACGGGAGCACATGGTTCGGGCAGTGTTTGAAGGTGTAGCCCTAAACATGAAATGGGCTTTGTTCTACATGGAAAAACTCGCTGGAAAAGCCGAAAGCATAAACATAATAGGTGGAGGCGCCATATCAAACGTTTGGTGCCAAATATTCGCAGACGCCCTAAACAGAACCATCAAAAGGGTCGCCGAACCAAAGGAAGCCGGTGCAAGAGGCGCCGCAATAATAGCTATGATAGCATTAGGCCATATCAAAAGCTTCGAAGATGCGGAGAAGCTGGTGAAAATAGATGCAGTTTATGAGCCGAACCCCCAAAATGTTGCCATCTATGAGAAAGTCTTCAAAGAGTTTAAAACTATTTACAAGAACAATAGGCAAATGTACCGGAGGCTAAACTTGAAATTCGAATAA
- a CDS encoding saccharopine dehydrogenase C-terminal domain-containing protein — MRIMVLGGYGLTGRCAVRDLVETSNAEVIIGGRNLDKATNLAEKIKSRRISIEQVDAANYDDLRRALKDVDIVVNAVQYYHNLNIMKACLETKTNYLDFGGLYHVTKKQLELDRKFKQADLIAIVGMGAEPGVTNVMARYAVDNMDLVDSIYIRDGWIDLTEGAPPFYVTWSFLTLMDELTLPAVIFENGKYKEVPPLSRSEKVMFSDPVGLQEVYVTLHSEVLTLPLSFANKGVKNVDWMEGGPGFINYKLLVNMNLASSKPIKFKNIEIVPREFVNAVLEASGLLGFPENVVPNDWEVSKVIVDGKLDGKKATYILEAVYPPKKEWGASCSQYNVGVPGSIAAQMMVKGEIQQRGVLPPEKCIEPKPFFEELRKRGIRLYVTLKHEFS; from the coding sequence ATGAGAATAATGGTTTTGGGCGGATATGGTTTAACCGGACGTTGTGCTGTAAGAGACCTTGTCGAAACATCAAATGCAGAAGTAATTATTGGCGGCCGAAATTTAGACAAAGCAACAAATCTTGCTGAAAAAATCAAAAGCAGGAGAATTTCTATCGAACAAGTAGATGCTGCCAATTATGACGATCTCCGGAGAGCCCTAAAAGATGTTGACATAGTTGTTAACGCCGTCCAATATTATCACAACCTTAACATTATGAAAGCATGTTTGGAAACCAAAACTAATTATTTGGATTTTGGCGGTCTGTATCATGTAACCAAGAAGCAGTTAGAATTAGATAGAAAGTTCAAACAAGCAGACTTAATAGCGATTGTCGGCATGGGAGCTGAACCCGGAGTAACAAATGTCATGGCTAGGTACGCCGTAGACAACATGGACCTAGTAGATTCCATTTACATTCGCGACGGATGGATTGACCTTACGGAAGGCGCCCCACCCTTCTATGTGACGTGGTCATTCTTAACGCTCATGGATGAGTTAACGCTTCCCGCAGTTATATTTGAAAATGGCAAATATAAAGAAGTCCCGCCGCTTTCACGGAGTGAAAAAGTTATGTTTTCGGATCCTGTCGGCTTACAAGAAGTCTATGTCACTCTTCACTCGGAAGTTTTAACCTTACCACTATCCTTTGCAAACAAAGGCGTAAAAAACGTAGACTGGATGGAGGGTGGGCCAGGATTTATAAACTATAAACTTTTAGTGAATATGAACCTTGCAAGCAGCAAGCCTATTAAATTCAAAAATATAGAAATAGTTCCACGCGAGTTCGTTAATGCTGTTTTAGAAGCAAGTGGATTGCTTGGCTTTCCGGAGAATGTTGTGCCAAATGATTGGGAAGTAAGCAAAGTTATAGTCGATGGTAAACTTGATGGAAAAAAAGCAACTTACATACTGGAAGCGGTATATCCTCCCAAAAAGGAATGGGGTGCAAGTTGCTCTCAGTATAACGTAGGAGTCCCCGGCTCGATTGCGGCTCAAATGATGGTAAAAGGCGAAATTCAGCAGAGAGGAGTGCTTCCACCCGAAAAATGTATTGAGCCAAAGCCATTCTTTGAAGAATTAAGGAAAAGAGGAATAAGACTTTATGTAACGCTGAAACATGAATTTTCTTGA